ACACAAATATCCAGATGTCATCAGGCAGACAACAGCAGAACCATCATGATTATTCCAAATGTGATACATCAAAAGGATAGAAGGAAGAACGGTACCTCTGAGCATTGTCTTGTATAAATGACTTCCTGTAGTGCAAGATGACACTTTTGTACCGGTACTTAACCTCCTCCTCATCTAGACCGGGGTCCTTCTGGCCAATCCGGTCAACCTAAAAACTCAAGCAATATGGAGAATAATTACATGCATTAtaagaaaaagatcaaatacAAAGATGAAAAGCTCGTGTAAGCATAGTAAGGACCAGCATAAGATCACAATGAAAGCATTGAAGTAATCAACCTATCAATGATCATGGAAATAACTCCACAATGTTTAGCAGGATCCATgattgtataaaaaaattaggtaaaaaCTACTGCATAAAACTTGTTGCCATACAGTATCTTCCGGGAATAAGCAACGAACAATAGGGGAAATTGGCTGGGAAATCAGATACCAAGTTTTGCTAACCATAATTTTCATTTAAGCTGGCTGGTAATGCTCAGGTATGTGATATTTCACGTTTCAGAAGTCCAATGTATATTAGCAATGATACTGAAAACCTCACCAAGCTACGAAGCTCCTAGCTTCCTCTTCTAAATTTTTGTCCTCTCTTGGACAGTTGCACTTTATCTTCCGTGCAGTACCCTTGGTATATTTCATTTAAGTAACTATTTGCACATGATTAATCTGTCACAAATAATTGCTTTACGCACAAAATTTCAGACATGACAGAGAAGCTTAGATAAGGAATCTGACACATTCAGGTAATCTATGCACCCAATCAACAGAAGGCATCTTCAGACATGAGTATGAAATACTTAATATAGTCATGTTAAAGAAACACCGAGATTCGCCTTTCTCCCAGTTCATAAACAAGTGCCTGGAAGCCACACATCACCAAGCATCTACATATTTATCAGTATAACCCAGTTCAAAAAGGATTGTAGCAAAATACTATAGGCAAGTCATGCATGCGAATAATGTTTCAgtaaacacccccccccccccaaacaacaCCATCATCCACTTCATACAAATTAGAGTTCATGGCATGGcactcataaataaataaataataaaaataaagcacACATATTGTACAGGAAAAAATGTAACCACCTCTAACACTAAGTCAACATCATGCATATTGTATGATGATCAGTTGATCACTTCAAAAATATGTGAGtgtttttccctttctttttttttcttatctttatcCAAAATAAGCAAGTTTATCTTGTACTCTTACAGTATCCTTACCAGATAGGCACAAACACTGCCCTCCAGAGCCCCAGCAAACCAAAAGTAATCCCCAGTCAACCTGGCAAGTTCAAGTGCTGTAGAATAATGGGCAATAGCATCAACAGGCGAGCCTGCCAATAAGCAATAATCCccaatagttttttgtgcacgGCCAAGTCTCCGTTTTTTTGCCTTAATTACCTGCAATTTTATCAATCACCAGAAGTAGCAAAATTCAGGGGCATAGCATCTTAAAGTTGACTGGAGcctaaataaaaatgataattggaagaaaattaagaatCAAGCCCTTGGGACACCTAAAACATTAACCTCCTCTGAGTTGAGACTGGCTTGAGAATCTAAAGGTGTCTTGAGAATGGTTCCACCAGATTCAGCTTTAAGAACCCACTTTTCAAATTCCATCAGCAATGAGGCTGCAATATCTTGCATAATTGTGAGCAAGTGGATCTCCAGGGTTTGACGATCAGCAGGCGGAAAGAGAACTAAGTTACCCTCATTTCTGCTATCATCCTCTAGCTGGCAAAATAAAAGTACACAATTATGCCATGCCAAATCAAATTGCACACACATAAgcaatttttttcccttttctgaTCTGGTCAAGACATATCCTCTTGTTTccattcaaatttttcaaaaaaacaaGCAGGCCTACATGTAATCTTTTCTACACAAAAGcttccaaaaattaaataaataaaatctcagAGAGGATTCCTCATTCTCCACATATCCGGTCCTAAACAATCATTAAGAATCACTTCTTTGATAAGTAATCACTAAGAATCACATGACAAGTAACCATGTCAAATATGCATTATGATCAAAACCCAGATAGGAGCAAAGCCAGTCAGCCCAGCATCCAAACCGAAGTTCCTTAGCTGAAAGCCGTAGAAGCAGCAGTCCAGCTCCCAacttttagaaatattttatttcaatcTATCATCCAAACCAACATATTAAGTCATGGTGTTGTtccaaaattctattaaaactCAGTAACACGGGCTCAAGAGCATGAATAATGGCGCTGGGGTGCTCTCTCCCAAGAATTTAAGTTACACTTCTTACTACTACTTAATTCCACCACCTTAAACATTACAATTAAAATTGCGGTACCTACAACAAGCACATTACATTATCAGCCAGTCCCAGTCCACTTCAGACACAACTTGGTTCACTCATATGTTCATTCAGTACTAGAAAGAAATGATCTAATTTGAATTCATGGCCCATTTCGTCTCGAATTAAGATCATTCTCATTGTTATCCTTTTTAAATGCCACATCACCTAGAATTACTGCCCTCATCGCTGCAATTCACAAGATTAACGGCGGAAGCAACTTGAGAAACAAAATGAAGCGAACCTGAGAATCACTTGGGCAGAAAGCAAAACAGCGCTGGACGAGCGAGGACGAGTAGCTCTTACATGCGACGGAGAACTGATCGATGACGGAGCCGAGATCGGGAGAAGACGGACAATGGCAGATGCCAATGACGGCAAGGATCTTACGATTGGACTGGAAGTCCTCCCAGGGGCTGGGCGGTGAGCCACCGATCATGAATTGGAAGCGTAGGCTGCCGGAGTCCCAGGGCTGGTTGGAGAAGGGGCTCTTCTGGTGCTCGGTGTAGAACGAACTGATTGTGGAGAGATCGATCTTGTGATGGCGGATGAGCATCGAAGCGTACTCGCGGAAGCGAGCGGACGGGATGGACCCGATCGGGAGGATTGCGATTCTGATTTTGCAACTGGTCTCAATGCTCACGTCTGGCTCCATCGCCACCGCTGAGCCTAGGAGTCGTCTAGAGGAAAGAGGGTTTTAGCGTGGAAGAATCATTGAGTTCTCCACACTCCGACATATAACTGCGAGTGCCCAATTTGACACTcggaggggaggggagggggggggagagagattgATTTGGCATGTTTGGATGCTGGGAAACACCGAGTCTTGTTCATGATAAGAGTTAAAAAATTCTATCAGATTGCACCATTGGAATTAATTCATTCCAAAATTTATGAATTCGCGAATAAGCATAATAATTCAAATGTATGGATGCGATTAATtaagaatagaatagaatagaatttGCAGAAACCGATTTAATCATACATTTAGAAAGAAAagagtttttaactttttatcaCACATCTTAACAACGTATTTTGCAAATTCCGATTTCATATTGCTTAAtgctaaatattttaagattttactTGTATGTATTGCATCTTAAATCTTGTAAAAgatacaatttttaatttctaacagcaACCACTCTTGAACCTAACATAAATGAAAAACAATAATGCTATTATTTTGAactccataattttttttaaaaaataaataaattttcaaagacAAGCTTATTTTTAGTTGCACTTGGATGAtagatttaataatatatagtaaaaagtaaaaactgacaaaagtttttatatttggATGATAAGTGTAGAGACGAGCAGATACAGAATACAGAAGATAAAAGAGAAGTGAAGAGAGGCCATTATTCTACTTCACACATCTCTTCAAATTTCTAGCTCAACTGTCCTGAGAAAAGCAATATGGAGCGGGAGCAAAATAAATCTGTGAAACAAGATTTCTATGTAGGGGTAGTGGTAGTGGTAGTGGTACGTACTTGGAACAATATCATCAAACTAACTATTATATGCATGCGAAAGAATAAAGACATGCTTGTTTTTTAAATCTGTCTTTGATGCGATGGAAGGTTCCCAGAACACAGGAAACCTACCTGCACCACCTCCAAATTTTCTACACGTCGCCACTGCTAAAAGCTAAAGATCATCTCTACACTATCATCCTGAAACCTTCTCTGCAAGGATGGCGATTGCAACTGCTAATTTCGCATGTTCGGGCAGGAGGTCTTCTATACTTACAGGTAACTCCTCTCGGCCATTTGCAAGCAAATTCAAGACCAGTGAGTGAGCGCGCTGCCTTTATTGAACCAAGACAATAAGCCCGCCCCTTTCTGGTCCACAGCCAACTTGCTTCagatagaaaagagaaacaACAGGGTTGTCTCTCATCAGCTTGCCACATATGGAGTCTCGCAGCTCGAGTCCTCTTCAGATGGCATTGCATTTAGGTCAGGAAGAATGAAGCATCTTTCTCTGGTCTCAGCTTCCTTTTTGACATTGCAGGGAGCAGCTGCTTGGTGATGAGCAGGCATGGTAATTGTCCGCAGGACTGACACATGTCCCAGAGAAGAAACGTCCACCAGATAGGATTGACCCAAATTTGTTGCCTCTGGCTCATCTGATGTTGCTGCCCTCTTCTTTGCTGATTGTATATGAAGATCGAGCTGCAAAAAGAATATTCAGCATCACCTTGTCTGTCTTAAGGCCATGATGAAGTTTGATAAATGATAACCGATGTTTGAACAGTAAGCAGTCATAAAATTAGAAAGGGATTTTTCGGAGCACTAAGTTTGAAGGAAAATTATAGCATGGACTGATTGACAAGGTGATCACCCacattatcaaaaaaaaaaaaaaaaattgtaactgGCACTGTTGGAAGCCAAAATCATCATATTCATATGAAACCGCAAACTACCCTAAATCTAGTGTTTGTTAAACAATGGGACAACTTCAATCACCCCAAATAGACATACATACATCAGGGGTTGACCCTAACAAGAGTGCCTTTATTGGATTTATGCATAAGCTGGACTGTCTTCTTAAGCAATAAACACATACATCCCATTGAATAAAAGCCTCAAGACTTGTATCCTACCATTCAAAATTATTCCAACAAAAAGTATACTCGTATTATATTGGATACTCTCTAGAGAATACTAATATAGAGACACAGAAACCAATGCTTGCCACTATAGCCAACACAACTTACAAAAAGATGAATGTATAAGTAAGCATTCTTTTTATGTCCAGCTCTTTAAAGCCCAATATCTTTATTCTTTTTACAACGAttaccaaaagaaaaagaaaaagttaccCTGATGATAATCTTGGATTCTGAATACGTTGCTGACATGTTTCCCTCTAAAGTCAGATACTAATATCAACCAAAAAAGCATAAAGCACACCCACGAATGAATATATTTCGTTCCAAAGTTCCATACaggaaatttaaatttctagTTAGCATGAAtttcctctctccctctctaaaGCACATGCACACGCACATAGCACATAGGTATTGCAAGAACATAATGGGAAATTGGCAAATTGCTTTGACAGTTCTAATGATTAAAATCTTTCCACACACCCTTAGACAACAATATCTTCGTAAACCATGAACATGCCATCTTAAAAGATTCAACTTAATTACTACTTGCcccaccaaaaaagaaaaaaagaaatctcaAAACTGCATTAATTGTAAACTATAACATTTGTATTGTTTCAGATAACTAACTGTGAATTGGCCCCTCGAAAATTTAAGAAAGCTTCCGTTGGCTGCTCAGAAATATAGGATAGCTTACACTAGCAAGCCAACAAATTGGAATGCCTGTTACTGGTTCATTTGATTTgataacattaattaaattgcatttctgCTGTATCAGAGAAAGCTCTCTATTGAATCTATTGATGCTGCAAATGTGTATTAGGAGATtagtgaagaaaagaaaaagtgggTTACCTTGAGTCTCTTCAAATTCTCACTTCTGTCCTTCTGTTCCTTTAGTGTTACACGCAAGGTAGCCAATTCCTGTTTTATAAATGCAAATTGTGTTAATAAGTTAGTATCAGACTTcccataaaaattaaaagtggaAGGAAAACAAGTTAGATTGTTTCAGTTGCTCACTTTCTTCAAATGCATCCTTTCCTTTAGCAGTAAACTTTCCTCCTCTTTAAGTTCAGCTAATGTCTGCCCATAACACAAAGTGCCAAATCATCACGGTGCGATGCAGTGATATCAAAGATCACTGGAAAACAAACTGCATTCTTATATGATAAAGTAGAAAACCAAAGAGGAATTGGGTTCTCTTCAAGGTGCCtctacctttttctttcttgatcGCTTGTTGGCAGATGTGCCATTAGCTGCAGTCTCATTAGAGAAAATACCCTGAAAACACCCATAATTCAGCATATGCTAGTGGCAAATGGACTGAACAGACACAAACACCGATTATTCGTCCAGAAAAAGTTATAAACAGATGCTTGTGATTTATCAATACACTCTATCCATataataatgagaaaaaaagtCATCTGATAGGAAAACTCTTAAGTGCGTGCCAGAAAAGGATAGAAAAGAACAAATATC
This genomic stretch from Diospyros lotus cultivar Yz01 chromosome 1, ASM1463336v1, whole genome shotgun sequence harbors:
- the LOC127788723 gene encoding uncharacterized protein LOC127788723 isoform X2; the encoded protein is MEHPVSARKRLLLALLEEIFNLGIFSNETAANGTSANKRSRKKKTLAELKEEESLLLKERMHLKKELATLRVTLKEQKDRSENLKRLKLDLHIQSAKKRAATSDEPEATNLGQSYLVDVSSLGHVSVLRTITMPAHHQAAAPCNVKKEAETRERCFILPDLNAMPSEEDSSCETPYVAS